The following DNA comes from Camelina sativa cultivar DH55 chromosome 14, Cs, whole genome shotgun sequence.
tgtgacttgtgagttgtgacggGTGTATGATGGTAAGTGTCTATAGTTTCTAGCTGTCCAGATCCTGGCCCAGTGGGCCGCTAGCAAGCTTATTTTTGAGTCAGGTGGTCAACGGCGTTTTGGAGGATGACGTGGCTAttacataagtaaaatattaattttgttattattattattattatcctcTGCAACTGCAAAAACACACTCTTTCGTATTCGTCCTCGAAGAAGAAGGCAGTCACCGACTCACCGCTTCGCTCGGattacacaaaaacaaaaatccaaactttttgaTTCGAATCAGTTTTGTGTAATTCATAGAAATTTTGcatctcaacaaaaaaaaaaaaagaactctttAGGGCTATTAGAGTGATAATTATTAATCTGTTTCATCAAATCAATATGgaggtttcttctttctccactgTACCCAGCAGACTCCACTGTAGTTCAAACTCCTCCTCTGTTCCAGGTTTTGTTCTTCGTTTCTTGattctattttgtttgtttccgtATCAGGAGGATTTCGATTAAGAGCTTACTACCCCCCGCTTCCATTGTTCTCGATTCATATTTGCAGGATCGTCTCGTTTCAGAGGATTCAAAGCTCACTCATGGGACCAATCTCTTTTTCATGTTCAATTGAGCTTACGGACAAGAAAAAACCCTCGTAATCTGGTGTGTTTGGTTTTCTCTAAATtaaacaagttttgatttttaaatatttgagtCTCTTGCGATTTGCTTAATTAATCATCTTCTGTGAATTAAAAATCGACTCTTGCAGATCATTACTTGCAGTCAAAAGAGAGATGTTACTGTTGTCGATGGAAGGTAAATCCCTCATTGATCAGCTGATTTCTAGACTACCTGTATATTGTGTATAATTTATCAATCTACTAGTCTCTCTGCTCATTGCTTCTACAAAAGTATTGAGAcacttttcttctcctttgaaGTTGTATGGATGAGATATATGATAAGTTGGCAGAACGACTTGTCCCTACATCAGCATCAATGTTCAGCCCAAATGTTAAGTAAGGTTTTTTTGTTGCTACTGTTGGAAACTCTCTTATTCCAAACTGTTCTTTTCGCTGCACCCTAGTTAGTATGTAGATAACTCTCTTATCCACTATGTGATGTGTGTGTTGGCTCGTGTAGACGTTTGGTCGGTTTGGCTGGTCCTCCTGGTGCTGGAAAAAGCACATTAGCAAATGAAGTAGTACGTCGTGTAAATAGGCTATGGCCTcagaaagcttcttcttttgatgCTGAGGTTAATCCTCCCGATGTTGCTATTGTACTTCCCATGGATGGGTTCCATTTGTATCGTTCGCAACTTGATGCTATGGAGGTTGagctttatttgattttattttaaatagttctctctccctccttctctttgtttttaaccAGACTTTTTTAATGTCTCTCTAGGATCCCAAAGAAGCCCATGCGAGAAGAGGAGGTGAGATCTGTTAGAGTTACCTTCTACGTAAGGTTTCAAAGTGTTCAAAATTGGTCTGACCCCTTTATCCATTAACCAGCTCCATGGACTTTTGATCCTGCACTATTGCTTAACTGTTTAAAGAAGCTGAGAAACGAGGTAAAGAGATTGTTACAAGATTTCTTGTTGACCTTAGAATCTTGGAGTTACAACACTTGCATTAGACTCTGATTAGTTTTCAAGCTCTCTAGGGCTCAGTTTATGTACCATCATTTGATCATGGAGTTGGAGATCCAGTTGAAGAAGATATCTTTGTTAGCCTCCAGTAAGTAGCTTCCTAAACCGGTTGAATCCTTATTCAATAGTATCATATAATGGTTTTGTATACCTCTTGCCGAGACGATCAGTTTTTCTTCGTGTCCTCTTTTTACAGGCATAAAGTGGTTATTGTAGAAGGAAACTACATCTTGTTAGAAGAAGGATCTTGGAAAGACATCTCGGATATGTTTGATGATAAGTGGTATGAAAAGTGTGTTTACTTAAGTTTTAGATCTCAATATTACCAATTATAATATCTTCCATCTTCATTTGAAAGGTTCATCGATGTCAATCTGGATACAGCAATGCAACGAGTTGAAAACCGGCATATCTCAACTGGTATGTAGTAAGAAGTCCTTTTCATTTCTAAAAGACTCGCAATGACCTTAGAGAATCCTTGATTTGTTTAATATGTTTCTCCGTTGCGTACTACAGGTAAACCACCAGATGTTGCTAAATGGAGGGTAAAAGCTCTCTGACTCTACTCTGCAAATATTCAGTTATATGGTTTCTCAATGGTTGTTCAATGTAGTAgtagctacattttttttttttttttttaacattttgatGGCAGGTTGATTATAACGACCGACCCAATGCAGAGCTGATAATAAAGTCGAAGTCGAATGCTGATTTACTGATCAGATCTATTAACTTTTGAATCTGCTTTCTTGCATGAAGATGGTTTGGGTAAAGACAGTCATTTTCCTGCATTGGAAATCTTTTTAATAAGCAATTTTCTTTGCATTTAACTGTGTGTGTATTACTATTTATTTCCAATGTTCTTGCAATGTACCCGGATTTTGTTCGTacattgtgttttcttttacacTCCTAATAGGCAAATcatgtttttaataattaactggCCAGTCCAGTCAACTATATTAACCATATCATTTTGAACAAATTAAATGATCTTGTCCAAATTagtgcaagaagaagaagggaaaaatcaaaatacaacgaacacttttttctttcctttttttacataataattCAAAGCGATCCCACACCTTTCATTACTACTACTACAGAGCTACTTTACTACCCTTACCCTCAAAGCGTTTTCCTCCTCAAACTCCCACTAAagtctttaaaacaaaaagagttaCTTTCATCAAATTGATAGAATATTAGGCCAAGCAAGCGAGAgagcctttttcttcttttgacacTTCCCATTCTTACTTCTTTACTGCA
Coding sequences within:
- the LOC104738797 gene encoding putative uridine kinase C227.14, producing MEVSSFSTVPSRLHCSSNSSSVPGSSRFRGFKAHSWDQSLFHVQLSLRTRKNPRNLIITCSQKRDVTVVDGSCMDEIYDKLAERLVPTSASMFSPNVKRLVGLAGPPGAGKSTLANEVVRRVNRLWPQKASSFDAEVNPPDVAIVLPMDGFHLYRSQLDAMEDPKEAHARRGAPWTFDPALLLNCLKKLRNEGSVYVPSFDHGVGDPVEEDIFVSLQHKVVIVEGNYILLEEGSWKDISDMFDDKWFIDVNLDTAMQRVENRHISTGKPPDVAKWRVDYNDRPNAELIIKSKSNADLLIRSINF